In Marinobacter salsuginis, the genomic stretch CGGCAGGGTGGCGATGGCGAAACCAGCGCCACCGTTCGGGAGCGTGTGTTGGCTGCGAGGGCCCGGCAAGCAGAGCGGGGTTGCCTGAATGCCGCACTGTCCGGGCGTGATCTGCAGTCCGCATGCCGACTTGATGGCACCGGTGAACGACTGCTCACCGGTGCGATGGAAAAGCTGGGCCTCTCTGCCCGGGCGTTGCACCGCATATTGCGGGTTGCCAGAACGCTTGCGGATCTGGAGGGCTGTGAAGAGCTAGGCCAGAGCCATCTGGTTGAAGCGCTGGGTTACCGGCAACTGGACCGACAACAGGGCCGCAACTCGGTGGTATCCGCCTGAGCGACGACACTCTGGTAAACTGTTGGCAAATACCGTTAAACAGACCCGCTGCCTGCGGTTAAGGATTGCAGATGACAGACCAGAAAGAACCGCAAGATCCCAAAGATTCCGCCGATTCCCCGGTCACGACCCGTCGCGGTGTGCGTAGCTTCGTTCTGCGGCAGGGCCGCATGACGGAAGGCCAGAAAAAGGCGTTTGAACGGAGTTGGCCGAAGTACGGCCTGACCCGCGAGAACGGAATGATCGACCCTCGTGAGGTTTTTGGCCGAGACAACATGCTTAACCTGGAAATCGGTTTTGGCATGGGACGGTCCCTGGCAGAGATGGCCGAAGCGGCTCCCGAGCAGGATTTTATCGGGGTTGAAGTTCATCAGCCCGGTGTCGGCGCATTGCTCAAGGAGATCGAGGATCGGGGCCTTGAAAATGTCCGGATATACAGTATCGATGCCAACGATGTCATTGATCTTTGCCTGCCGGACGCCTGTCTTGATCGCGTGATGGTGTTCTTCCCGGACCCCTGGCACAAGAAAAAGCATCACAAGCGTCGACTGATCCAGCACGAGTTCGTCCAGCGGGTCCGTCACAAGCTGAGGGTCGGTGGCATCCTGCACCTGGCGACTGATTGGGAAAACTACGCCGAGCACATGCTTGAGGTAATGAATGAGTCCGAGGGCTTTGCCAATACTCAGGAGTCCGGCGGCTATTCGCCTCGCCCCGACGACCGTCCCATTACCAAGTTTGAAAAGCGGGGTGAAACCCTGGGCCACGGTGTCTGGGACTTGCTGTTCTACCGGACGAACTGATTGCCGGCGAACAGGGATCAGTGATGCGCCAGTGGATGGCGCCGGGCCGCCCGGATAATGACCAGACCGGCAATGCCGAGCGTCAACGCTGTAAACTTGATCAACGCGCACAGGGTTGCGGACAGGCTCAGTTCGTCAGTGGGTGGATTGAAGTTGTTCAGCAACAGAATGTTTTCTGTGCCATCGCTGAGGCCGGCGGTAACGAACAGGGCTCGTATCCATCTTGCAACCATCCGCTCCCTGACTCCCGGACGATCTCGAGTGAAATGCCGGGTAAGATGGATCAGGGCCAGCATGTAGGCGGGGATAAATAAGAAGTCCAGCCACAGTGAAACTTTCGCCCATGCAACCCCTTCGCCTCCCCAGCTTCGAAAAATCGCGTGGGCCTGATCAGCGGTGCCGGCCAGCTGGTAGCTGACGATTCCCTGGGGCGCCGAGGCAGTCTGAAGTGGCTGGTTGACCATAAGCAGGGCAAACAGCAGCACGGCGGCCACAAGCAAGCTGGCTTTCAGGCTTTTGGGATAGGCGGCCACTCCGTGTGCAGGGTCCATCAGAGAAAACGCTCCAGCAGGCTGTTCAGGTATCGCTGGCCCAGGTCCGTTGCCTGCAACCGATCGCTTACCAGCAGCTTTTCATTTCGCAGTTGTTCAAGTTTTACCCCAACTGTAGTCAGGGGTAAACCCGTCCGGCCTGAAAAAAGGCTTTCATCCACTCCTTCTTTCAGCCTCAGGGCATTCATCATGAATTCCAGAG encodes the following:
- the trmB gene encoding tRNA (guanosine(46)-N7)-methyltransferase TrmB; this translates as MTDQKEPQDPKDSADSPVTTRRGVRSFVLRQGRMTEGQKKAFERSWPKYGLTRENGMIDPREVFGRDNMLNLEIGFGMGRSLAEMAEAAPEQDFIGVEVHQPGVGALLKEIEDRGLENVRIYSIDANDVIDLCLPDACLDRVMVFFPDPWHKKKHHKRRLIQHEFVQRVRHKLRVGGILHLATDWENYAEHMLEVMNESEGFANTQESGGYSPRPDDRPITKFEKRGETLGHGVWDLLFYRTN